From Nomascus leucogenys isolate Asia chromosome 15, Asia_NLE_v1, whole genome shotgun sequence, a single genomic window includes:
- the KCNJ11 gene encoding ATP-sensitive inward rectifier potassium channel 11: MLSRKGIIPEEYVLTRLAEDPAEPRYRARQRRARFVSKKGNCNVAHKNIREQGRFLQDVFTTLVDLKWPHTLLIFTMSFLCSWLLFAMAWWLIAFAHGDLAPSEGTAEPCVTSIHSFSSAFLFSIEVQVTIGFGGRMVTEECPLAILILIVQNIVGLMINAIMLGCIFMKTAQAHRRAETLIFSKHAVIALRHGRLCFMLRVGDLRKSMIISATIHMQVVRKTTSPEGEVVPLHQVDIPMENGVGGNSIFLVAPLIIYHVIDANSPLYDLAPSDLHHHQDLEIIVILEGVVETTGITTQARTSYLADEILWGQRFVPIVAEEDGRYSVDYSKFGNTIKVPTPLCTARQLDEDRSLLEALTLASARGPLRKRSVPMARAKPKFSISPDSLS, encoded by the coding sequence ATGCTGTCCCGCAAGGGCATCATCCCCGAGGAGTACGTGCTGACACGCCTGGCAGAGGACCCTGCCGAGCCCAGGTACCGTGCCCGCCAGCGGAGGGCCCGCTTTGTGTCCAAGAAAGGCAACTGCAACGTGGCCCACAAGAACATTCGGGAGCAGGGCCGCTTCCTGCAGGACGTGTTCACCACGCTGGTAGACCTCAAGTGGCCACACACATTGCTCATCTTCACCATGTCCTTCCTGTGCAGCTGGCTGCTCTTCGCCATGGCCTGGTGGCTCATCGCCTTCGCCCATGGCGACCTGGCCCCCAGCGAGGGCACTGCTGAGCCCTGCGTCACCAGCATCCACTCCTTTTCGTCTGCCTTCCTTTTCTCCATTGAGGTCCAAGTGACTATTGGGTTTGGGGGGCGCATGGTGACTGAGGAGTGCCCGCTGGCCATCCTGATCCTCATTGTGCAGAACATCGTGGGGCTCATGATCAACGCCATCATGCTTGGCTGCATCTTCATGAAGACTGCCCAGGCCCACCGCAGGGCCGAGACCCTCATCTTCAGCAAGCACGCGGTGATCGCCCTGCGCCACGGCCGCCTCTGCTTCATGCTGCGTGTGGGTGACCTCCGCAAGAGCATGATCATCAGCGCCACCATCCACATGCAGGTGGTACGCAAGACCACCAGCCCTGAGGGCGAGGTGGTGCCCCTCCACCAGGTGGACATCCCCATGGAGAATGGCGTGGGTGGCAACAGCATCTTCCTGGTGGCCCCACTGATCATCTACCATGTCATCGATGCCAACAGCCCACTCTACGACCTGGCACCCAGCGACCTGCACCACCACCAGGACCTCGAGATCATCGTCATCCTGGAAGGTGTGGTGGAAACCACGGGCATCACCACCCAGGCCCGCACCTCCTACCTGGCTGATGAGATCCTGTGGGGCCAGCGCTTTGTGCCCATTGTAGCTGAGGAGGACGGACGATACTCTGTGGACTACTCCAAGTTTGGCAACACCATCAAAGTGCCCACACCACTCTGCACGGCCCGCCAGCTTGATGAGGACCGCAGCCTACTGGAAGCTCTGACCCTTGCCTCAGCCCGCGGGCCCCTGCGCAAGCGCAGCGTGCCCATGGCCAGGGCCAAGCCCAAGTTCAGCATCTCTCCAGATTCCCTGTCCTGA
- the LOC115838635 gene encoding rRNA 2'-O-methyltransferase fibrillarin-like, which yields MVGLPLAVPGPAPLLVGPSPAVLDPCLAQVGLRGPTDGRTDGRTASHERPGGGRGRGGDGGGVRSRSRCSGGGGRGRDPARSGGRGAGGRRGPGGRDSESAPPGRARGRGAGVEPGGVVTPENAGSQGDREDESWRGIRRAAGALREGWSRT from the coding sequence ATGGTCGGGCTCCCCCTGGCGGTCCCCGGCCCCGCTCCTCTCCTCGTGGGCCCCTCTCCCGCGGTCCTAGACCCCTGCCTAGCCCAGGTCGGTCTCCGCGGACCCACGGACGGACGGACAGACGGGAGGACGGCCAGCCACGAGCGCCCGGGCggcgggagggggcggggaggcgACGGCGGTGGCGTGAGGAGCAGGAGCAGgtgcagcggcggcggcgggcggggcCGGGACCCGGCGCGGAGCGGGGGCCGCGGCGCGGGCGGGCGGCGGGGACCGGGAGGCCGCGACTCGGAGTCAGCCCCGCCGGGTCGCGCGCGGGGCCGGGGAGCCGGAGTTGAGCCGGGTGGGGTGGTGACTCCGGAGAACGCAGGATCCCAAGGAGACAGAGAGGACGAGAGCTGGAGGGGGATCCGGAGAGCGGCGGGGGCGCTCCGGGAGGGGTGGAGTAGGACATAG